In a genomic window of Aricia agestis chromosome 2, ilAriAges1.1, whole genome shotgun sequence:
- the LOC121739624 gene encoding protein sly1 homolog has product MTTLRERQLNALKQMLNLNQPLTKAVATEPSWKVLIYDRVGQDIISPLISIKELRDLGVTLHVQLHSDRDPIPEVPAVYFCAPSEENLGRICQDLDNGIYDQYHLNFISPITRQKLEDLAASAIQSNSVMSIHKVYDQYLNFICLEDDLFIMKHQQSDNLSYYAINKGDTKDTEMEAIMDEIVESLFSVFVTLGNVPVIRCSKGNAAEMVAKKLDKKLRENLWDARNNLFHGQTGSFSFTRPMLILLDRNMDMATPLHHTWTYQALAHDVLDLSLNRAIVPESSGPVMPGQKSKTRTCDLDSKDPLWAEHKGSPFPTVAEAIQEDLDKYRSSEAEVKKLKSSMGLDADSDLALSMVNDNTQRLTSAVNSLPQLMEKKRLIDMHTTIATAILNAIKSRRLDSFFELEEKIMSKSSGIESKAVLDLIADTSAGTEEDKMRLFIIYYLCTSQMPEDEYKKFETALLGANCDIRPMAYMKRWKGLTKISSQGQYEGGGTKTVSMFSKLVSQGSSFVMEGVKNLVVKKHKLPVSRTVESALSGESDELGWLEPRAARADAGRPRARHAPPTDSLVFLVGGGSYIEYQNLMEFAKQQAASGVTRKIIYGATTLPNATQFLKQLSLLGEELQ; this is encoded by the exons ATGACTACTTTACGCGAACGTCAACTCa ATGCTCTAAAGCAGATGCTTAATTTGAATCAACCACTAACTAAAGCTGTAGCTACAGAACCATCATGGAAAGTTCTTATTTACGACAGAGTGGGTCAGGATATAATTTCTCCTCTTATATCTATAAAAGAGTTAAGGGATTTGGGTGTTACTCTTCATgt ACAACTTCATTCAGACCGGGATCCCATACCCGAAGTTCCAGCTGTTTATTTTTGTGCACCTTCAGAAGAGAACTTGGGTAGAATTTGTCAAGATTTAGACAATGGAATTTACGATCAGTATCACCTAAACTTTATTTCACCCATAACAAGACAAAAGCTTGAAGATTTGGCCGCCTCAGCCATCCAGTCCAACTCTGTAATGAGCATTCATAAAGTTTACGACCAGTATTTGAATTTCATCTGCTTAGAAGATGacttatttattatgaaacatCAGCAATCTGATAATCTCTCATACTATG CAATAAACAAAGGTGACACCAAAGATACTGAAATGGAAGCCATAATGGATGAAATAGTTGAAAGTTTGTTCTCAGTGTTTGTAACTTTAG GGAATGTACCTGTAATAAGATGTAGTAAAGGAAATGCCGCTGAAATGGTTGCTAAGAAACTGGACAAAAAGCTGCGCGAAAACCTCTGGGATGCCCGTAATAATTTGTTCCACGGACAAACTGGTTCGTTCAGCTTTACACGCCCCATGCTCATATTGCTTGACAGGAACATGGATATGGCGACGCCGCTACACCATACATGGACATACCAGGCATTGGCACATGATGTTTTGGATTTATCTTTGAACAG AGCAATAGTCCCAGAAAGCTCTGGTCCAGTGATGCCAGGACAAAAGTCGAAAACAAGGACTTGTGACTTGGATTCTAAAGACCCTTTGTGGGCGGAACACAAAGGCAGTCCATTCCCCACAGTGGCTGAAGCCATACAGGAAGATTTAGATAAATATAG GAGTTCAGAAGCAGAGGTAAAGAAGCTAAAGAGCTCAATGGGTCTGGACGCGGACAGTGATCTCGCGTTGAGCATGGTGAACGACAACACGCAGCGTCTCACCAGCGCCGTCAACAGCCTGCCGCAGCTCATGGAGAAAAAGCGACTCATTGATATGCATACTACTATCGCCACAG CCATCCTTAACGCAATAAAATCAAGACGATTAGACTCGTTCTTTGAGTTGGAAGAGAAGATAATGAGCAAAAGCAGTGGCATAGAAAGCAAAGCAGTGTTGGACTTGATCGCAGACACGAGTGCCGGCACGGAGGAGGACAAGATGAGGTTGTTCATAATTTACTATCTGTGCACGTCGCAGATGCCCGAAGACGAATACAAGAAGTTCGAGACGGCGCTGCTCGGAGCTAACTGTGACATCAGACCTATGGCCTATATGAAGAGATGGaa GGGCCTAACTAAAATATCAAGTCAGGGTCAGTACGAGGGTGGCGGCACCAAGACCGTGTCTATGTTCTCCAAACTCGTCTCCCAGGGATCTTCCTTTGTCATGGAGGGTGTTAAGAATCTAGTTGTGAAGAAACAT AAACTACCTGTAAGTCGCACAGTGGAGAGCGCGCTATCGGGCGAGAGCGACGAGCTAGGCTGGCTGGAGCCGCGCGCCGCTCGCGCCGACGCAGGGCGGCCGCGCGCGCGTCACGCCCCGCCCACCGACTCGCTCGTGTTCCTCGTCGGCGGCGGCAGCTACATCGAGTACCAGAACCTTATGGAGTTCGCCAAG CAACAAGCGGCGAGTGGGGTGACAAGGAAAATTATATACGGCGCTACCACGCTACCGAACGCGACGCAATTTCTCAAACAACTGTCACTATTAGGTGAAGAGCTACAATAA